A single genomic interval of Lathyrus oleraceus cultivar Zhongwan6 chromosome 7, CAAS_Psat_ZW6_1.0, whole genome shotgun sequence harbors:
- the LOC127108097 gene encoding two-component response regulator ORR24 isoform X1, translating to MGKRKKEQDDDDDDDDNVSLSHSKKPRLVWTPHLHSKFLHAVHLLGLHGMYVVYYYKLVVSLHLFFHSFLSAEAVPRKIVALMNVEGITREHVASHLQKYRLSKKKAIHIHQQDDTLPSTMILKPTQSQTSFTIHPQSQSQTSFTIHPQSYNFPVNQTSTLLLPNMSGVGPSTLIRPIQYQSSSLFPTVLNQSATPFDFHDSMAANCPSLLQMNSHDLVGSDSSSKSTSIWDYDWHTNYMKSEPQLLQFPNNYLPVLESDKTSEMQTHNVEPFIVGSAASLEDTNIQDYSFCYDNSPVAFSVEETNSKTSDWGCLEQEDLTNMWGSLEQEDLMNVWKCLEEEEDVTNVMQPLCYEAPQQTY from the exons ATGGGTAAAaggaagaaagagcaagatgatgatgatgatgatgatgacaaTGTCTCTTTGTCACATAGTAAGAAGCCACGTCTGGTCTGGACTCCTCATCTGCATTCAAAGTTTCTCCATGCTGTTCATTTACTTGGCTTACACGGTATGTATGTTGTTTACTACTACAAACTTGTTGTTTCACTCCATCTATTCTTTCATTCTTTCTTGTCTGCAGAGGCTGTTCCTAGAAAAATTGTTGCTTTGATGAATGTTGAAGGAATTACCAGGGAACATGTTGCGAGCCATCTCCAG AAATATAGACTGAGTAAGAAAAAGGCTATCCATATCCATCAACAAGATGACACACTTCCTTCAACGATGATTCTGAAGCCTACTCAATCTCAAACCTCCTTTACCATTCATCCACAATCTCAATCTCAAACCTCCTTTACCATTCATCCACAATCCTACAACTTTCCTGTAAACCAAACCTCAACTTTACTCCTCCCTAACATGAGTGGAGTCGGCCCTTCAACACTAATTCGGCCTATTCAATATCAAAGCTCAAGTTTATTTCCAACTGTTCTTAACCAATCTGCGACACCGTTCGACTTCCATGATAGTATGGCTGCTAACTGCCCTTCATTGCTCCAAATGAATTCACATGATCTTGTTGGATCTGATTCTTCTTCAAAAAGCACAAGCATTTGGGATTATGATTGGCATACAAATTACATGAAAAGTGAACCTCAGTTGCTTCAATTTCCCAACAATTATTTGCCGGTATTGGAGTCTGACAAAACAAGTGAAATGCAGACACACAATGTAGAGCCGTTTATTGTTGGATCTGCTGCTTCTTTGGAAGACACAAACATCCAGGATTATAGTTTCTGTTATGATAATAGTCCAGTTGCCTTTTCGGTTGAAGAAACAAATTCTAAAACTTCAGACTGGGGATGTCTAGAACAAGAGGATCTCACAAATATGTGGGGAAGCTTAGAACAAGAGGATCTCATGAATGTTTGGAAGTGCTTAGAAGAGGAGGAGGATGTCACAAATGTTATGCAGCCTTTATGTTATGAAGCTCCTCAACAAACTTATTAA
- the LOC127108097 gene encoding two-component response regulator ORR24 isoform X2 — protein sequence MGKRKKEQDDDDDDDDNVSLSHSKKPRLVWTPHLHSKFLHAVHLLGLHEAVPRKIVALMNVEGITREHVASHLQKYRLSKKKAIHIHQQDDTLPSTMILKPTQSQTSFTIHPQSQSQTSFTIHPQSYNFPVNQTSTLLLPNMSGVGPSTLIRPIQYQSSSLFPTVLNQSATPFDFHDSMAANCPSLLQMNSHDLVGSDSSSKSTSIWDYDWHTNYMKSEPQLLQFPNNYLPVLESDKTSEMQTHNVEPFIVGSAASLEDTNIQDYSFCYDNSPVAFSVEETNSKTSDWGCLEQEDLTNMWGSLEQEDLMNVWKCLEEEEDVTNVMQPLCYEAPQQTY from the exons ATGGGTAAAaggaagaaagagcaagatgatgatgatgatgatgatgacaaTGTCTCTTTGTCACATAGTAAGAAGCCACGTCTGGTCTGGACTCCTCATCTGCATTCAAAGTTTCTCCATGCTGTTCATTTACTTGGCTTACACG AGGCTGTTCCTAGAAAAATTGTTGCTTTGATGAATGTTGAAGGAATTACCAGGGAACATGTTGCGAGCCATCTCCAG AAATATAGACTGAGTAAGAAAAAGGCTATCCATATCCATCAACAAGATGACACACTTCCTTCAACGATGATTCTGAAGCCTACTCAATCTCAAACCTCCTTTACCATTCATCCACAATCTCAATCTCAAACCTCCTTTACCATTCATCCACAATCCTACAACTTTCCTGTAAACCAAACCTCAACTTTACTCCTCCCTAACATGAGTGGAGTCGGCCCTTCAACACTAATTCGGCCTATTCAATATCAAAGCTCAAGTTTATTTCCAACTGTTCTTAACCAATCTGCGACACCGTTCGACTTCCATGATAGTATGGCTGCTAACTGCCCTTCATTGCTCCAAATGAATTCACATGATCTTGTTGGATCTGATTCTTCTTCAAAAAGCACAAGCATTTGGGATTATGATTGGCATACAAATTACATGAAAAGTGAACCTCAGTTGCTTCAATTTCCCAACAATTATTTGCCGGTATTGGAGTCTGACAAAACAAGTGAAATGCAGACACACAATGTAGAGCCGTTTATTGTTGGATCTGCTGCTTCTTTGGAAGACACAAACATCCAGGATTATAGTTTCTGTTATGATAATAGTCCAGTTGCCTTTTCGGTTGAAGAAACAAATTCTAAAACTTCAGACTGGGGATGTCTAGAACAAGAGGATCTCACAAATATGTGGGGAAGCTTAGAACAAGAGGATCTCATGAATGTTTGGAAGTGCTTAGAAGAGGAGGAGGATGTCACAAATGTTATGCAGCCTTTATGTTATGAAGCTCCTCAACAAACTTATTAA